In a single window of the Clarias gariepinus isolate MV-2021 ecotype Netherlands chromosome 16, CGAR_prim_01v2, whole genome shotgun sequence genome:
- the si:ch211-157c3.4 gene encoding lipopolysaccharide-induced tumor necrosis factor-alpha factor homolog-like, protein MSSPIKDPPPYIIPDAIGDNVKVYKVHTPFDPASAPTRSEYRVPAQSTTVQTTSTTPERNRYVNYESDLGRSPSMTTCTYCREQVLTQVTYKVGTYAWLMCLLFILCGFVLGCCLLPFFLKFFKDVYHSCPKCQRVLHVEKKRCC, encoded by the exons ATGAGCTCCCCAATAAAAGATCCTCCGCCCTACATCATACCAG ACGCCATAGGAGACAATGTGAAGGTGTACAAGGTGCACACGCCGTTTGACCCAGCGTCCGCTCCCACCAGGTCAGAATACAGAGTGCCGGCCCAAAGCACGACAG TTCAGACGACGTCCACGACCCCTGAGAGGAACAGGTACGTGAATTATGAATCGGACCTGGGACGCTCTCCTAGCATGACCACGTGCACCTACTGCAGGGAGCAAGTCCTCACACAAGTCACCTATAAAGTGGGAACCTACGCATGGCTCATGTGCCTCCTCTTCATCTTGTGCGG gtTCGTGCTTGGCTGCTGCCTCCTGCCTTTCTTCCTCAAATTCTTCAAGGACGTCTACCACTCCTGCCCCAAGTGTCAACGTGTTCTGCACGTGGAGAAGAAAAGATGCTGCTGA